In bacterium, the DNA window GTGCCATAAAAAATTATTTGGCACAAGCGGCCGCTATGGTGGAGCAGCAAAATTATTCATTTTTTGATGAGCAATTTCTTGTTTCGTTGGGCTTGCAAGAGCAGCAAACAATAACGTTACTGAATCCTGTTTCAGAAAATTATTGCCGTTTGGTTACTTCGTTGGTGCCGGGCTTGCTCAAAAACATGCAAGCAAATTTTGTGCATCGCGATACTATTAACTTTTTTGAAGTTGGGCGCATTTGGGGAAAAAAAGATAACAATACTTTTGAAAAAATAAGTATTGCGGGTCTCTTCTTCCATCGACGCCTGGCCGTTGATTTTTATGAATGCAAACATCATATTGAACAAATGCTGGTAACGTTGGGCTTTAATCTTTCGGATCTGCAATGGAAACAAATGGATGCACCCGCATTGGCGTGGTACAAGCCGTATCAGTCTGCTGAGTTGATGTACCAAGGTCAGAGCATTGGCAGGGCGGGAAAAATCAACCCAGTATTTATGCATAAACTTGATGTCTTGCCAGAAAGTGACGCGTTTGTTTTTGAAATAGATGGTGACTTTTTGTTGTATGCGCCTGTTGAAGTAAAGCAGTATGCTGCTGTATCACGCTTTCAAGAAACGTTTATTGATATGAGTTTAATGGTGCCGTTAACGCTTGAAACTCAGCAGATACAAACATCGTTGCGTAATGCATCAACACTAGTAACATCGGTACAGCTTATCGATTTCTTTGAAAAAGAAGAATGGGGCGATGTGCGTTCATTGACTTTTAGATTGTGGCTGAGTGATCAAGAAAAAACAATTGAAAAAGTGGTTGTTGATCAAGTTTGGCAGGCAGCAATAGCTATTATTGAAAAGCTGGGCGCAAAAATTCGTTCATAAAAAAAGGGGCACGTGGTGATTAAGCGAATAATGTTATTTGTATCTTCGTGTGCCGTTTTGATTGGCCTTGACCAACTTTCAAAGTGGTGGGCACTGGTAAACCTTATGGATAGCGATAAAGTGTTGACTCATAATCTTACGCTTTCGTTTGCATGGAACCGAGGTATTAGTTGGAGTTTTTTTAGTGAAACATCAGCAACAGGCTATATCATTTTAAGTGGGTTTATTGCGGCGGTTATTGTGATTTTTGGGACGTACACAATTATTCGTTTTTTTAATCATCATAAAAGCTTGTCAGAAATAATGGTACTTTCTGGTGCCATTTCCAATTTCATTGATCGGTTGGTGCATGGTGCGGTTATTGATTTTATTGATGTGCATTATGCTGCATGGCATTGGCCGACCTTTAATATAGCAGATTCGTTTGTTGTTGTGGGTGTTTGTGGCATTTTAATGAAACATTTTTTTTATGAAGATAATTGAAAAATTTAAAGAGATTTGTTTTCTTGCAGCAACCTTTGGCGTTGTTGGTAACTGGCGCTTTGGATATATGGTTGCCAGCCTAGCAACCATACCTTTTTTATATTTTTTGCGTTCATTGTATTGGCTTGATCAGCAAGTTTTTTTCTATTTTTTGATGGCGCTTTTTACTGCGGTTATGATCATCATTCATACCGCCTTGCAATATCCAACAGACAAAGAGCCGTCATGTATTGTGCTTGATCGTGCGCTTGGCTTTACGATTGCTTTTTTTGGTACGCCACTTAATTTAAAATTTTTGATCGTTGGATTTATTCTTTTTCATGCATCAAATTTTTTGCAGCCAATTGTGTGGTATCAAGTTGTTCATAAACAGTTAGAGCGCCTTCCTGGCTTTTTGGGTATTGTTGCGAGCGATATCTTGGCTGGCGTGAGTGTTAATTTATTTTTCCGCTTTATTTTGTGGATGTCACACTAACGATCATGTTGGACGAACTACTTTCATTTTTTTATCCTGCTGCCTGTTTTTCGTGTGGCACGATCATGCCGCCGCGTGCGGTGGTGTGTTGCCAGGCGTGCGAGTCGGTTATTAAGCCGGTGGTTTCTTTGCCGCTGGCTTTAACAAAAAAACACACGATGAATGTGGCTGCTGGGTGTGCGTATCTCGATCCGGTAAAAAAATTAGTTGTACGCAAATTTAGTCAAGACATGCGCGCGAGCCGTCAATTGGCGGCTATCATGATTGCTGCTATTCCTAAAAATTATTTTGAAGCAGACTATCTAATTCCCATACCTTTGCATTGGACACGCTACGCGCGCCGTGGTTTTAACCAATCGTTGGTTATTGCGCGTATGCTGGGCAAGCATTACAATATTCCCGTGCTGAATGTTTTGTCGCGTCACAAGCGTACCGCTTTTCAATCAACATTAACGCATGATCTTCGTCATGAGAATGTGATTGATGCGTTTAAGTTGAGAACATTTTTTGGCTTGCGTTGCTTTGAACATTTACGCGGTAAGCGCTTAGTGCTGGTTGATGATTTATGTACAACGGGCTCAACGTTGGTTAGCGCTGCCAAGGTGCTGCATGCTCTCAAACCTGAAGGCATTAACGCTGTAGTGGCGTGTCGGGCTCTTTAGCAAATTCGGTGGTAACCCCACCTTCAAGCGTCAATTCTTTTTTGGTGATATCAAAAATACCTTGTGATGCGGTAATTGTGATAGAGCGTATGGTTGCGGTTACGTTTTCTGACAAATAGCAGCAGTGTTGTGCATGGTCGATTTTTGCTTGTGTGGCTTTAAAAAAAGCGATGGTATCATTTTTTTTACGCAAGATACCGGTAATGCCTGAGCACTGTATGATATTGGTCATTTTGGTTACAGCACTTTTTTCTGCCGTTATGTGTACGGTTTGATTGTGCGAGCATTTTTCTTGCAGGTGCATGTTATAAATGAGCATATCTTCTTGCATTGTTGGTTGCTCAACAGTTAGGACGCTTTGTTTTTGTCGTGCGTGATAAAGAAAAAAAATACTGCCGATAAAAATAAAACAGGCGATGTTTACAAAAATAATAATGCGCATGAATTTATTGTAATGCTTGCGTAATGAGGTCTTGATCAAAATGTTTGCCTTGAATGTATAAAATCAGATCAAGTAAGCGTCGATAAGCATGGTCACCGCCATTGCGCGGCACTACAACGTCTGCAAAGTTATGATAATAAAATGGAGCATTGAGCGGCGTGGCTAACATCAGTGCTTGATTTTGTTTTTTTACAACAGCGTCATAATGATCGTCACCAAAAATAAGTACTTCGTGGTCAAGTATCCCGTGCTTCTTTTGTATTTCTTCAATAACAACTAATTTGTCCGATCGCCCGCCAATGCACAGATCATCCGGAATGCCAAGCATGCGTGCGCGAATGCTGATGGAGCCATGACCTTTGCCGCTCAAAAAAGCGATTAAGATATTTGCTTTTATTGCTTGAACAATTGCAAAGCCATCTTCGGTAGAAAAACGACGTGAGTTTTCTTGTTCGGCGGTGTAAGCTAAATTGCCATCAGTGAGTGAGCCGTCGATGTCGGTAACAATAAGTTTGATGGCGTTAAGTTTTTTGACCAGATCTTGATTTGCTAAACATTCTTTGAACCATACAAGATCTTGATGTTGTTTGTGCATTATGTTTCCTACAAATTTTTGATCAATTCTTCTGCTTGGTCGTAGCTTTTGACTGAGCCGTTAGTATATTGCAAAAAATCTTTGTTGTTATCGTTTTCGATAGCTATGCATTTCATGCCGGCAGCCTGTGCTGCTTGAAAGCCTTGTACTGTGTCTTCAAATACTAAACATTCTTCAGGCTTAACACCAAGTTTTTGAGCAACAAAAAGAAAGAGAGCTGGATCTGGTTTTGAACGATTTTGTACGTCGTCGGTACAATACAGATGTGGGCCAAAAAATTTATCCAAGTTCATGGTTTGCGCAATAACACGAAATGGTCCCTTGTGGGCGTTTGTTGCAATGCCGTGTGGAATATTATTTTGGACCAATTTTTGTTGAAATGATTCAAAGCCATCAATAAAATTTACTTTGTGTTCAAAGTTACGCATGGCGTTGGTAATTTTGAGATGAGCGAGTTCTTCGGGTGTGCCAGGCAAATTGAAATTTTCTTTTAATACGCGTGCTTGCACAACAAGCTCCATGCCATCAACAGCAGCAAGAACCTTTTGTTGTTCTGGTGTTAAATTCAGTACGTTGTATTGTTGTAAAATATCATACGTAGCTTGGCGCCATAAATGTTCAGTTTTTAAAATAGTGCCGTCCATATCAAAAATCACGGCTTTAATTTTTTGTTTGAGATCATTCATGTTTTAAAATCCCTATAATTTTTTTAAAAGTTCTTCAGCGTGATCATACGTCGTGATAGAGCCATGAACATAGTGCAATAAATCTTTATTCGTTTCATTTTGAATAGCAATGCATTTCATGCCGGCCGCTTGTGCGGCTTTAAAACCATGTACCGTGTCTTCAAATACTAAGCACTCTTCTGGTTTAACGCCAAGTTTTTCAGCAGCAAAAAGAAAGAGTGCAGGGTCTGGCTTTGAGCGATTGCCAACGTCGTCAACACAGTACAAATGCTCGCCAAAAAGATTATCAAGTTTCATGACTTCGATAATAAACATAAAAGGTGTTTTGCGTGTATTGGTGGCAACGCCATGTGGGATGCCGTGCTCAACAAGCTTTTTTTGAAAAGCAATAAAGCCATGAATAAATTGCATGCCCGTTTTAAGGTGGTTCATGGCCATGGCATCCTGCAGCTGAGCGATTTCTTCTAAGGTGCCAGGCAATGAGAAATATTCTTTAAAAAGGCGAGCACTGGCTATAGCGTCCATGCCGGTGAGTTTTGATAAAATCTCTTCCTGTTCTTGACTTATGTTGGTGATGTTATGATGTTGTAAGAGGTCCTTTGTTGACAGGTCCCACAAAGCTTCGGTGTTCAGGATGGTGCCGTCCATATCAAAAATAATGGCTTTAATTTTTTGTTTGAGATCATTCATGTTTTAAGATCCCTATAATTTTTTTTAAGAGTTCTTCGGCGTGGTCGTAGCTAGTGATAGAGCCATGAACATGGTGCAATAAATCTTTATTGGTATCATTTTGAATAGCAATGCATTTCATGCCGGCAGCTTGTGCGGCTTTAAAACCATGTACCGTGTCTTCAAACACTAAGCACTCTTCAGGTTTAACGCCAAGTTTTTCAGCAACAAAAAGAAAGAGTGCAGGGTCTGGTTTGGGACGATTGTCAACATCGTCAACGCAGTACAAATGCTGCCCAAAAAGATTATCAAGTTTCATGACTTCGATAATAAACATAAAAGGTGTTTTGCGTGTGTTGGTAGCAATGCCGTGCGGGATGCCGTGCTCAACAAGCTTTTTTTGAAAGGCAATAAAGCCATGAATAAATTGCATGCCTGTTTTAAAACGGTTTACGGCCATCATATCTTGCAATTGAGTTATTTCTTCCAAGGAGCCTGGTAGCGAGAAGCATTCTTTGAAAAGACGGGCTCTGGTCATAGATCCCATGCCATCAAGATTTGATAATATTTTTTGCTGTTCAGGAGTTACGTTGGTGATGTTGTGATGTTGTAAAAGATCGTTGGTTGCCAATCCCCACAAAGCTTCAGTATTGAGAATGGTACCATCCATATCAAAAATAATAGCTTTAATCTTTTTTTTGATTTCAATCATGCTCCGCCCTTAGTTATGATAATAGTATGAGCTGATTATAAATATTGACTAAGATATGTCTAGAAAGATTGGGAGAAAAAAAGGGAAACGGCTTGGGGGGCATTAAGAAAGTTAAATCTTTCTTAATGCATCTTCTGCTTGGTCATAGCTATCTATAGCATCTTGAGCAAGGTCAAGAATGTTTTTATTATTGTTGTTTTTAAGAGCTATACATTTCATGCCGGCAGCTTGTGCTGCTTTAAAGCCGTGTATAGAATCTTCAAACACAATGCATTCTTCAGGTTTTACACCAAGCATTGCTGCCGTGTGCAAAAAAAGGTCCGGATCTGGCTTTGGTTTTTGGACGTGTTCAATGGAATAAATATTCTCACCAAACAGTCGTTTAAAATTCATTGTCTCGACAATTGTCTTCAGATGGTCTGGATGTGCGTTTGTAGCAAGACCTGAAGGAATATTATACTGCTGAAGTTTGGTATGAAATTGTTCAAACCCAGGAATGAATTCCATAGCTTTAAAAAAATACGTGTTTGCCAAGGCAAGTTTAAGATTAAAAACCTCGTCTGCAGAAGCTGGTAAATTAAATCGTGTTTTTAATTCAACAGCTGACTTTGGCAACGACATGCCGGCAAGAGAATCAAGGAACGTCTGATCTTCGTCGCTTAACGTTTCTACTCCTTGGAGTTTGAGAACATCGAGGGTTACCTTTTTCCAAATGTGTTCAGTTTTGATTATGGTGCCATCCATATCAAAAATGACTGCTTTTATTTTGTACTTAAGATCTTCCATCGTGCCTCCTTTCGTTTATTTGAAGTATTGATGTAGATTTATTTTGCTTAATTCTAATAGTTTCTGAGACAGAAAGTACAGAATTTACTACTTTACTAGTTTATCAGGAGAAAAAATTATGTCAAATTGAAAATATCAAAGCGGTTGGGGTTTGGGTAAAAGGGCCGTTTTTAGAGTGATTATCGGTAAAAATCAGATTAATTGACAGACCAAAGCCTAATTTCAATATTGCAAGTTATCCTTTTTTGGTTAGTATGAATGGGCAATAAAGATACAAAACGTGGTAAGTGAGATTGAATGTAGGAGAGAAGTATGCAGATGCAGCATCTTGCGATTATTCCCGATGGAAATAGAAGATGGGCGGCGAAAAACAAGCTCGAGTCTGTCTTTGGGCATCGCAAAGGTATGGATACGTTGCGATTTGCCATTCAGGTTTGTTTGAAAAATAGTATAAAATATCTTTCGCTTTATACCTTTTCTCTCGAAAATTTTTCTAGATCTCAAGCAGAGCAGAGTTATTTTTTTAAGCTATTTTTCGAATTTAAAAAAGAAGTACCTGATTTGGTGGCACGAGGCGTTTCGGTGCGTTTTCTTGGCGATCGTTCCTATTTTCCTCAGGATGTTCTTTCGGTCATTGATGAAGTTGAAGAAAAAACAAAATCATGCAACACGCTTTTTCTGAACTTGCTTTTTTGCTATGGCTCTCAACAAGAGATTGTTTTTGCGGCGCGTTCTTTGGCAAAAAAAGTTCAACAGGGGGAAATGAAGCTTGAAGATATTACGGCAGACTCTCTTAAAAATTCTTTATGGACATCTGGCATGCCAGACCCAGATCTTATTATTCGTACCGGTAATACGATTCGCGTGAGCAATTTTTTGTTGTTTCAAGCAGCTTATAGCGAATATATGTTTTTAGATTGTTTTTGGCCTGAAGTTACTGAAGAAATTTTGCAAGAGTGTGTAAACAAATTTGATACGATTAAACGAAATATTGGGGCTTAGAATAGTGAATAAGCAGATTGCGGTTTTGGGTGCAGGTGCATGGGGTACAGCAATTGCTCAATTGTTGGCAACTAATGGCCATGATGTTTTGTTGTGGGCATTGGAACCTGAAGTAGTGAGTGCCATTGAAACAACACGCATTAATCAACCGTATTTGCCTGGTATTACTTTGCATAAAAAGATTTCGGTTACTGCCGATCTTGCGGTGGCGGTACGAGATAAAAAATGGATTTTTGAAGCGATTCCCGTTGCGTTTTTACGTTCTCTGCTCGAGCGTGCAAAGCCGCACGTTTCTGATGAGACGGTGTGGGTGGCGTTGAGCAAAGGAATTGAACGAGAAACGCTCTTACTGCCGACCGAAATTGTTTGTGATGTTTATGGTAAAAAAACGTCAGTTGCGGTTTTGAGTGGCCCCACCTTTGCTCAGGAACTGGTGGCACAACAAATCAGTGCTGCAGCAATTGCTTCTCCTGACAAAGTGGTATTAAAAGAGTTGGCGGGCATGTTGGCAAACAATTTTTTTAAGCCGTACACATCGACTGATACCGTTGGGGTGCAACTTGGCGGGAGCATGAAAAATGTTTTAGCGCTTGCAGTGGGGATAGCACAGGGGCATAATTGTGCGTCGAACACAACCGCGTATTTATTGACCGTTGGTCTGGACGAAATCAGTCGTTTAATTATTCATTGTGGCGGTAAAACTGATACGGTTTATGGCTTGTCTGGTCTTGGCGATATCATGCTGACCTGTTTTGGTTCGCTGAGCAAAAACTTACGAGCCGGTACGTTGTTGGGAAAAAATCGTTCAATTGAAGCATTGAAAAAAGATTTTACAACTTTGCCTGAAGGTATTAATACGGCTCAAACTATTAATCAGCTTTTGGCGCGGGAAGGTTTAACGTTGCCACTTTTTTGCTGGGCTTATTCATATCTTTTTGAGACGGCGTGTTTTGAAGATTTGTTTGTTTCTTTGCGTGCTCATCAGCAGCTTTAAGATCTTTGTTGTTTTTGTTCCAGATGCCGGTTCGTGCTAGCATAATATTCTTTGCTGCTATTATTCTTTTAAGTGCAAAAAATGCCCGCCACCCTGCTTTGTTTAATGGTTTTTCAAAGTAAGGAAAAGTAACTTTTTTGACATTAAAATACTGACAAAATGTTGTGGCGCCCACAAAGCTTCTTGTTCCCGGTCTGAGCAAAATTAATTCATTAATGATTGGTGTGCCAAAATTTTTGGCCATGTACGGACGCAACTCAAATTCAACGACTTTTTCTGGTGATTGCTTGCTGTTAAAATAACCATCATCAACAAATGTGAGCTGCCCATCGCTATCTTTCTCGATAGAAAATTTATCAGAGACTTTGCAGATCGATTCTTGATTTTTTATTTTGATCTGTTGATATATCCACAAGCTGGTACAAATTGCTAACAAAAAAATGCTCAAAAAGGCGATTCGTTTGTGTAATGATTTGATGAGTGGGCTGCTAATGATAATGAACGTGATACAGGGAATGCTTGCCAAAAACCACCAGCCTGGATGTACAAAATTTATGTGGCATGATTCGTTTGAAAAATGTAAAACGGAGTCCCATTTGTGCGTAAGTTTAGTTAATAAAAAAGCAAACCAGGCGTTGGGTATGCCGGCAAGTTCACTGAAAAAAAAGAGTGTGCTGAGAACAATAAATAACATGAGCACGGGTGTAAAAATGAGGTTGCCTACGAGAGAGAGAAATGAAAGCGAAAGGCCCCAGCTAATTAAAATGGGCAGACTTACCAGCGTGATAACCAGTTGTACGTAGAGATAATTAAGTAAATATGATTTAACCGCTGTCTTCATGGCCGCGGAAAGCTTAAATAAAGCGTTTTAAAAAAGAGTAACGAGCTGCCAGATTGAGGCGGCTTATGAAGTTTGTCTTTTAAAAATTCAATAACCGTTTCACAATATTTTTTATCAATTGATTTTGGTGATGAATATGATGCGATTAATTTTTGAGAAAAATAATGCAACATGTCATTGACTATCTCAGTGGCAAGACTGTCTGTTAATGCAGCTTTGCGTAATTCTTGTTCAAATTCAAAAGGCAAGTCACGCTTGGCCTCGTCATAAAAAAAAGTACATAGCGCGGGGGTCGAATAAGTAGCTGTATTGCTGTGCAAACGAACAACGTGGCAGCGCGAAAGGATGGTTGGTAACAACGCTTGTTCGTTAGTTGTTAACAAAAGAAAAAAATAGCCCTGTGGCGGTTCTTCAAGAACTTTAAGCAGTTTGTTGGCGGCCGCTACATTTAATGTGTGAGCATGTTCAAGTACAAAGAAAAATGATTCATTTGCATCCAAACTTAAGGCTGTTTTTTCAAAAATAACCTCAAGGTCGCTCAGTGTATAGTCATTTTCTGGGCAAATCCAGATCATGCCAAAATGTTGGTGATTTTTGATTTGGCGGCAACTGGTACAAAAACAATCGCCAACTCGCGCCTGTGGGCAGAAATTTTTTTGCACGTAATGTTCGGCCTGCGCGATGGTATCATCGTTTGAGCCGACAAATAGTTGCGTTGGAATGGTTGTCATTTTTGT includes these proteins:
- the lspA gene encoding signal peptidase II, with amino-acid sequence MIKRIMLFVSSCAVLIGLDQLSKWWALVNLMDSDKVLTHNLTLSFAWNRGISWSFFSETSATGYIILSGFIAAVIVIFGTYTIIRFFNHHKSLSEIMVLSGAISNFIDRLVHGAVIDFIDVHYAAWHWPTFNIADSFVVVGVCGILMKHFFYEDN
- a CDS encoding phosphatidylglycerophosphatase A encodes the protein MKIIEKFKEICFLAATFGVVGNWRFGYMVASLATIPFLYFLRSLYWLDQQVFFYFLMALFTAVMIIIHTALQYPTDKEPSCIVLDRALGFTIAFFGTPLNLKFLIVGFILFHASNFLQPIVWYQVVHKQLERLPGFLGIVASDILAGVSVNLFFRFILWMSH
- a CDS encoding ComF family protein, with product MLDELLSFFYPAACFSCGTIMPPRAVVCCQACESVIKPVVSLPLALTKKHTMNVAAGCAYLDPVKKLVVRKFSQDMRASRQLAAIMIAAIPKNYFEADYLIPIPLHWTRYARRGFNQSLVIARMLGKHYNIPVLNVLSRHKRTAFQSTLTHDLRHENVIDAFKLRTFFGLRCFEHLRGKRLVLVDDLCTTGSTLVSAAKVLHALKPEGINAVVACRAL
- a CDS encoding HAD family phosphatase, which encodes MNDLKQKIKAVIFDMDGTILKTEHLWRQATYDILQQYNVLNLTPEQQKVLAAVDGMELVVQARVLKENFNLPGTPEELAHLKITNAMRNFEHKVNFIDGFESFQQKLVQNNIPHGIATNAHKGPFRVIAQTMNLDKFFGPHLYCTDDVQNRSKPDPALFLFVAQKLGVKPEECLVFEDTVQGFQAAQAAGMKCIAIENDNNKDFLQYTNGSVKSYDQAEELIKNL
- a CDS encoding HAD family phosphatase, producing MNDLKQKIKAIIFDMDGTILNTEALWDLSTKDLLQHHNITNISQEQEEILSKLTGMDAIASARLFKEYFSLPGTLEEIAQLQDAMAMNHLKTGMQFIHGFIAFQKKLVEHGIPHGVATNTRKTPFMFIIEVMKLDNLFGEHLYCVDDVGNRSKPDPALFLFAAEKLGVKPEECLVFEDTVHGFKAAQAAGMKCIAIQNETNKDLLHYVHGSITTYDHAEELLKKL
- a CDS encoding HAD family phosphatase, which translates into the protein MIEIKKKIKAIIFDMDGTILNTEALWGLATNDLLQHHNITNVTPEQQKILSNLDGMGSMTRARLFKECFSLPGSLEEITQLQDMMAVNRFKTGMQFIHGFIAFQKKLVEHGIPHGIATNTRKTPFMFIIEVMKLDNLFGQHLYCVDDVDNRPKPDPALFLFVAEKLGVKPEECLVFEDTVHGFKAAQAAGMKCIAIQNDTNKDLLHHVHGSITSYDHAEELLKKIIGILKHE
- a CDS encoding HAD family phosphatase, whose protein sequence is MEDLKYKIKAVIFDMDGTIIKTEHIWKKVTLDVLKLQGVETLSDEDQTFLDSLAGMSLPKSAVELKTRFNLPASADEVFNLKLALANTYFFKAMEFIPGFEQFHTKLQQYNIPSGLATNAHPDHLKTIVETMNFKRLFGENIYSIEHVQKPKPDPDLFLHTAAMLGVKPEECIVFEDSIHGFKAAQAAGMKCIALKNNNNKNILDLAQDAIDSYDQAEDALRKI
- the uppS gene encoding di-trans,poly-cis-decaprenylcistransferase, encoding MQMQHLAIIPDGNRRWAAKNKLESVFGHRKGMDTLRFAIQVCLKNSIKYLSLYTFSLENFSRSQAEQSYFFKLFFEFKKEVPDLVARGVSVRFLGDRSYFPQDVLSVIDEVEEKTKSCNTLFLNLLFCYGSQQEIVFAARSLAKKVQQGEMKLEDITADSLKNSLWTSGMPDPDLIIRTGNTIRVSNFLLFQAAYSEYMFLDCFWPEVTEEILQECVNKFDTIKRNIGA
- a CDS encoding NAD(P)-dependent glycerol-3-phosphate dehydrogenase; translation: MNKQIAVLGAGAWGTAIAQLLATNGHDVLLWALEPEVVSAIETTRINQPYLPGITLHKKISVTADLAVAVRDKKWIFEAIPVAFLRSLLERAKPHVSDETVWVALSKGIERETLLLPTEIVCDVYGKKTSVAVLSGPTFAQELVAQQISAAAIASPDKVVLKELAGMLANNFFKPYTSTDTVGVQLGGSMKNVLALAVGIAQGHNCASNTTAYLLTVGLDEISRLIIHCGGKTDTVYGLSGLGDIMLTCFGSLSKNLRAGTLLGKNRSIEALKKDFTTLPEGINTAQTINQLLAREGLTLPLFCWAYSYLFETACFEDLFVSLRAHQQL